One genomic window of Vibrio parahaemolyticus includes the following:
- the infB gene encoding translation initiation factor IF-2 encodes MTQLTVKALSDEIGTPVDRLIEQLADAGMKKASSDNVTDEEKQKLLSHLKKEHGDKSGDAEPTRLTLQRKTRSTLSVNAGGGKSKNVQVEVRKKRTYVKRSTIEDEAKREAEEVAKREAEEAKRVAEETAKREAEEAAKREAEDAVKREAEEKAKREAEEKAKRDADTNAQRNAEEKAKRDAEEKIKQEAARKEADELKRRQEEEAKRKAEEESQRKLEEARELAEKNKERWSAAEEKKGDMEDTDYHVTTSQYAREAEDEADRKEEAGRRNKKKKKPSTKDEQARNSGRSQRGGKGGRKGKLAKPTSMQHGFDKSATVAKQDVVIGETIVLSELANKMSVKATEVIKVMMKMGAMATINQVIDQETAQLVAEEMGHKVVLRKENELEEAVLSDRDTNAESVPRAPVVTIMGHVDHGKTSTLDYIRRTHVASGEAGGITQHIGAYHVETENGMITFLDTPGHAAFTAMRARGAQATDIVVLVVAADDGVMPQTVEAIQHAKAAGVPLIVAVNKIDKEDANPDNVKNELAQYDVIPEEWGGENMFVHISAKQGTNIDGLLEAILLQSEVLELTAVKEGMASGVVVESRLDKGRGPVATVLVQSGTLHKGDIVLCGQEYGRVRAMRDELGQEITEAGPSIPVEILGLSGVPASGDEATVVRDERKAREVANYRAGKFREVKLARQQKSKLENMFSNMTAGEVAELNVVLKADVQGSVEAIADSLLKLSTDEVKVNIVGSGVGGITETDVVLAEASNAIILGFNVRADASARRAVEAAAVDLRYYSIIYQLIDEVKQAMGGMLAPEFKQEIIGLAEVRDVFKSPKLGAIAGCMVTEGLIKRNNPIRVLRDNVVIYEGELESLRRFKDDVQEVKNGYECGIGVKNYNDVRVGDQIEVFEIVEIQRTLD; translated from the coding sequence ATGACACAATTAACAGTTAAAGCACTGAGTGATGAGATTGGTACGCCAGTCGACCGCTTGATTGAACAACTTGCTGACGCTGGCATGAAAAAGGCGAGCTCTGACAATGTAACTGATGAAGAGAAGCAAAAGCTTCTCTCTCATCTAAAGAAAGAACACGGTGATAAATCTGGTGATGCAGAGCCGACTCGCCTAACGCTTCAGCGTAAAACTCGTAGTACACTTAGTGTGAATGCGGGTGGTGGTAAGAGTAAGAATGTTCAGGTTGAGGTGCGCAAAAAACGTACATACGTGAAGCGTAGCACAATTGAAGATGAAGCTAAGCGCGAAGCAGAAGAAGTAGCAAAACGTGAAGCAGAAGAAGCAAAACGCGTAGCAGAGGAAACTGCTAAGCGTGAAGCTGAAGAAGCTGCAAAACGTGAAGCTGAAGATGCTGTAAAACGTGAAGCGGAAGAAAAAGCGAAACGCGAAGCTGAAGAAAAAGCGAAGCGCGACGCAGATACGAATGCACAACGTAATGCTGAAGAAAAAGCAAAACGTGATGCTGAAGAGAAAATTAAGCAAGAAGCAGCGCGAAAAGAGGCCGACGAGCTTAAACGTCGTCAGGAAGAAGAAGCTAAGCGTAAGGCTGAAGAGGAAAGTCAGCGCAAGCTTGAGGAAGCTCGCGAATTGGCTGAAAAGAATAAAGAGCGTTGGTCTGCTGCAGAAGAGAAAAAGGGTGATATGGAAGATACAGATTACCATGTAACGACTTCACAATACGCACGTGAAGCCGAAGATGAAGCAGATCGCAAAGAAGAAGCCGGTCGTCGTAATAAGAAGAAGAAAAAACCTTCGACTAAAGACGAGCAGGCACGCAATAGCGGTCGTAGCCAACGTGGCGGTAAAGGCGGCCGTAAAGGTAAGCTAGCTAAACCAACATCAATGCAGCACGGCTTTGATAAGTCGGCAACTGTTGCTAAGCAAGATGTTGTGATTGGCGAAACAATTGTTCTTTCAGAACTTGCTAACAAGATGTCGGTTAAAGCGACAGAAGTTATCAAAGTGATGATGAAGATGGGCGCTATGGCGACTATCAACCAAGTGATCGACCAAGAAACAGCACAGCTTGTTGCTGAAGAAATGGGTCACAAAGTTGTTCTTCGTAAAGAGAACGAACTGGAAGAAGCAGTACTATCTGACCGCGATACTAATGCTGAATCAGTACCTCGTGCTCCAGTTGTAACGATCATGGGTCACGTTGACCACGGTAAAACGTCAACACTTGACTACATCCGTCGTACACACGTTGCTTCAGGCGAAGCGGGTGGTATTACACAGCACATCGGTGCTTACCACGTTGAAACTGAAAACGGTATGATCACGTTCCTTGATACTCCTGGACACGCGGCGTTTACTGCTATGCGTGCTCGTGGTGCTCAAGCGACAGATATCGTTGTTCTTGTAGTTGCAGCAGATGATGGCGTAATGCCACAAACAGTAGAAGCGATCCAGCACGCGAAAGCGGCAGGCGTTCCTTTGATTGTTGCTGTGAACAAGATCGATAAAGAAGATGCGAACCCAGACAACGTTAAGAATGAGCTAGCTCAATACGACGTAATCCCTGAAGAATGGGGCGGTGAGAACATGTTCGTTCACATCTCTGCAAAACAGGGTACAAACATTGATGGTCTGCTAGAAGCAATCCTTCTTCAATCTGAAGTTCTAGAACTTACAGCTGTGAAAGAAGGTATGGCGTCTGGTGTGGTAGTTGAATCTCGTCTTGATAAAGGTCGTGGTCCAGTTGCTACAGTACTAGTTCAATCTGGTACGCTACATAAAGGCGACATCGTACTTTGTGGTCAAGAGTACGGCCGTGTTCGTGCAATGCGCGACGAACTAGGTCAAGAAATCACAGAAGCAGGCCCGTCTATTCCTGTAGAGATCCTTGGTCTTTCAGGTGTGCCAGCTTCAGGTGACGAAGCTACTGTAGTACGTGATGAACGTAAAGCGCGTGAAGTTGCTAACTACCGTGCTGGTAAGTTCCGTGAAGTGAAACTTGCTCGTCAGCAGAAATCTAAACTAGAGAACATGTTCTCTAACATGACTGCCGGTGAAGTTGCCGAACTTAACGTTGTTCTTAAAGCTGACGTTCAAGGTTCTGTAGAAGCTATCGCAGACTCACTACTGAAACTATCGACTGACGAAGTGAAAGTGAACATCGTTGGTTCTGGTGTTGGTGGTATTACTGAGACTGACGTAGTACTAGCAGAAGCTTCAAACGCAATCATTCTTGGCTTTAACGTACGTGCTGATGCATCTGCTCGTCGTGCAGTTGAAGCCGCAGCAGTTGACCTACGTTACTACTCAATCATTTACCAATTGATTGACGAAGTGAAACAGGCAATGGGCGGTATGCTTGCTCCAGAATTCAAGCAAGAGATCATTGGTCTTGCTGAAGTTCGTGACGTGTTTAAGTCACCGAAACTGGGCGCAATCGCTGGCTGTATGGTTACTGAAGGTCTAATTAAGCGCAACAACCCTATCCGTGTTCTACGTGATAACGTTGTTATTTACGAAGGTGAACTAGAGTCACTACGTCGCTTTAAAGATGACGTTCAAGAAGTTAAGAATGGCTACGAATGTGGTATCGGCGTTAAGAACTACAATGACGTTCGCGTTGGTGACCAAATCGAAGTATTCGAAATCGTTGAAATTCAACGTACTCTAGACTAA
- the truB gene encoding tRNA pseudouridine(55) synthase TruB, which translates to MARRRKGRPINGVILLDKPTGISSNDALQKVKRIYFAEKAGHTGALDPLATGMLPICLGEATKFSQFLLDSDKRYRVIAKLGERTNTSDSDGEVVETRPVDVTLEKLEASIEKFRGESDQVPSMFSALKYQGKPLYEYARKGIEVPRESRKITVYEIILHRFEGDEVEMEVHCSKGTYIRTIVDDLGEMLGCGAHVTMLRRTAVAKYPYEKMVTLEQLNELLEQAHREEIAPRELLDPLLMPMDTAVEDLPEVNLIPELADMVQHGQPVQVLGAPEQGALRLTMGEERLFIGVGEMNDDGKIAPKRLVVFRDEE; encoded by the coding sequence ATGGCTCGTCGTCGTAAAGGTCGTCCAATTAATGGTGTTATCTTGTTGGATAAACCAACAGGTATCTCTTCCAATGATGCACTGCAAAAAGTAAAGCGAATCTACTTTGCTGAGAAAGCGGGTCACACTGGTGCGTTGGACCCTCTAGCGACGGGTATGTTGCCGATCTGTTTAGGTGAAGCAACCAAGTTTTCTCAGTTCCTACTGGATTCAGACAAACGCTATCGCGTGATCGCGAAACTTGGCGAACGTACTAACACTTCAGACTCTGATGGTGAAGTGGTAGAAACGCGTCCAGTAGATGTGACTCTCGAGAAACTAGAGGCGAGTATCGAGAAGTTCCGTGGCGAATCTGACCAAGTGCCTTCGATGTTTTCTGCTTTGAAATACCAAGGCAAACCTCTGTACGAGTACGCTCGTAAAGGTATCGAAGTTCCACGTGAGTCTCGTAAAATTACGGTATACGAAATCATTCTTCACCGTTTTGAAGGTGATGAAGTTGAGATGGAGGTGCACTGTTCAAAAGGCACTTACATTCGTACTATCGTCGATGACTTGGGCGAAATGCTCGGTTGTGGTGCTCACGTAACTATGCTGCGCCGCACAGCTGTAGCCAAGTACCCTTACGAGAAAATGGTGACTCTTGAGCAGCTTAATGAGCTACTTGAGCAAGCTCATCGTGAAGAAATCGCTCCTCGCGAGTTGCTCGATCCACTGCTTATGCCAATGGACACTGCAGTTGAAGACTTGCCAGAAGTAAACCTAATTCCTGAATTAGCAGATATGGTTCAGCATGGCCAACCGGTTCAAGTATTAGGTGCACCAGAGCAGGGGGCTCTGCGCCTGACTATGGGCGAAGAGCGTTTGTTTATCGGTGTTGGTGAAATGAACGATGATGGTAAGATCGCACCAAAACGTTTAGTCGTTTTCCGCGACGAAGAGTAA
- the rbfA gene encoding 30S ribosome-binding factor RbfA, giving the protein MSKEFSRTQRVAQQLQKELAMILQREVRDSRLGMVTISDVEVSRDLAYAKVFVTFLCVGEQTPESCLAALREHEVHIRMMLGKRIRLRLTPEIRFYYDNTLVEGMRMSNLVTEVVNSDKQKQKNSGREDEE; this is encoded by the coding sequence ATGTCAAAAGAATTTAGCCGCACGCAGCGTGTTGCACAGCAGCTGCAAAAAGAATTAGCAATGATCCTTCAACGTGAAGTTCGTGATTCACGTTTGGGTATGGTTACCATTTCCGATGTGGAAGTCTCTCGTGACCTTGCTTACGCAAAAGTGTTCGTGACTTTCCTATGTGTAGGTGAGCAAACACCAGAATCATGCCTAGCGGCACTACGTGAGCATGAAGTTCACATTCGCATGATGCTTGGTAAGCGTATTCGTCTGCGTCTAACTCCAGAAATCCGCTTCTACTACGACAACACGCTCGTAGAAGGTATGCGTATGTCTAACCTAGTAACCGAAGTGGTTAACTCAGACAAGCAGAAGCAAAAGAACTCTGGCCGTGAGGACGAAGAATAA
- the nusA gene encoding transcription termination factor NusA, with protein MSKEILAVAEAVSNEKAVPRERIFEALEIALATSTKKKYEIEIDVRVAIDRKTGEFVTYRRWLVVDQVESPTKEISLEAAQYEDDSVELGDYVEDEIESVTFDRITTQTAKQVIVQKVREAERAQIVEQFIDNEGDLITGVVKKVNRDTIVLDLGNNAEAVILRDDQLPRENFRPGDRVRGLLYKVAPEARGFQLFITRSKPEMLEELFRVEVPEIAEEIIELKGAARDPGSRAKIAVKTNDKRIDPVGACVGMRGARVQAVSGELGGERIDIVLWDDNPAQFVINAMAPADVASIIVDEDAHSMDIAVEADNLAQAIGRNGQNVRLASQLTGWELNVMTVADLQKKHAEESQASIENFMKYLDIEEDFAQLLVEEGFSTLEEIAYVPVNELLEIDGLNEELVEELRGRAKDALTTIALAQEESFEGLEPADDLLGLEGLEREMAFKLAAKGVATLEDLADQGIDDLEGIEGLTEERAGELIMAARNICWFGEEA; from the coding sequence ATGAGTAAAGAAATTTTAGCGGTAGCAGAAGCGGTATCGAACGAAAAAGCGGTACCTCGTGAGCGTATCTTTGAAGCTCTTGAGATTGCTCTAGCAACTTCTACAAAGAAAAAGTACGAAATCGAAATCGACGTTCGTGTTGCTATTGACCGTAAAACTGGTGAGTTTGTAACTTACCGTCGTTGGTTGGTTGTTGACCAAGTAGAAAGCCCAACGAAAGAGATCTCTCTAGAAGCTGCTCAATATGAAGATGATTCAGTTGAGCTAGGCGATTACGTAGAAGATGAAATCGAATCAGTAACGTTTGACCGTATTACGACTCAAACGGCTAAGCAAGTTATTGTACAAAAAGTTCGTGAAGCTGAACGTGCACAAATCGTTGAGCAGTTTATCGACAACGAAGGTGATCTAATCACTGGTGTTGTTAAGAAAGTAAACCGCGACACTATCGTACTTGATCTAGGTAACAACGCAGAAGCGGTAATCCTACGTGATGACCAACTTCCTCGTGAAAACTTCCGTCCAGGTGACCGTGTACGTGGTCTTCTGTACAAAGTTGCTCCAGAAGCGCGTGGTTTCCAATTGTTTATCACTCGTTCTAAGCCTGAAATGCTGGAAGAACTATTCCGTGTAGAAGTTCCTGAGATCGCTGAAGAAATCATCGAACTGAAAGGTGCTGCTCGTGATCCTGGTTCTCGCGCTAAGATCGCAGTGAAAACAAATGACAAACGTATTGACCCTGTTGGTGCGTGTGTTGGTATGCGTGGCGCACGTGTACAAGCTGTTTCTGGTGAGCTTGGTGGTGAGCGTATCGATATCGTGCTTTGGGATGATAACCCAGCGCAATTCGTTATCAACGCAATGGCTCCAGCAGACGTAGCTTCTATCATCGTGGATGAAGATGCACACTCAATGGACATCGCAGTTGAAGCCGACAACCTAGCACAGGCTATCGGTCGTAACGGTCAGAACGTACGTTTAGCATCTCAGCTAACGGGTTGGGAACTGAACGTAATGACAGTTGCAGATCTTCAGAAGAAACACGCTGAAGAATCACAAGCGTCTATCGAAAACTTCATGAAGTACCTAGACATCGAAGAAGACTTTGCTCAGCTGCTTGTTGAAGAAGGCTTCTCTACTCTAGAAGAAATCGCATACGTTCCAGTTAACGAGCTTCTAGAAATCGACGGCCTAAACGAAGAGCTTGTAGAAGAGCTACGTGGTCGTGCGAAAGACGCGCTAACAACAATTGCATTAGCACAAGAAGAATCTTTTGAAGGTCTAGAGCCTGCAGACGATCTACTAGGTCTTGAAGGTCTAGAGCGCGAAATGGCATTCAAACTGGCAGCTAAAGGTGTAGCGACACTGGAAGATCTAGCTGACCAAGGCATTGACGATTTAGAAGGTATCGAAGGCCTGACCGAAGAACGTGCAGGCGAGCTAATTATGGCCGCACGTAACATCTGTTGGTTCGGCGAAGAAGCATAA
- the secG gene encoding preprotein translocase subunit SecG: protein MFSVLLVIYLLAALGVIGLVLIQQGKGADMGASFGAGASNTVFGASGSGNFLTRTTAILATVFFVVSLLLGRMSTHKTESQWVDPTLGQPVVEQVKDAASEVPAPTGDEIPQ from the coding sequence ATGTTTTCAGTTCTACTTGTGATTTACCTGTTGGCAGCGCTTGGTGTGATTGGCCTTGTGTTGATTCAACAAGGTAAAGGCGCAGATATGGGAGCCTCGTTCGGTGCTGGTGCTTCAAACACAGTGTTTGGTGCTAGTGGCTCAGGTAATTTCTTAACCCGAACAACTGCTATTTTAGCAACCGTATTTTTTGTCGTTAGCTTGCTACTTGGTCGTATGTCTACACACAAGACCGAGTCTCAATGGGTAGACCCAACATTAGGTCAACCAGTAGTTGAACAAGTTAAAGACGCAGCGAGTGAAGTTCCAGCACCTACTGGTGATGAAATTCCTCAATAA
- the folP gene encoding dihydropteroate synthase produces the protein MIITANNKSLDLSRPHVMAILNVTPDSFSDGGKFNSLELALAQVEKMITAGVSIIDVGGESTRPGAPDVSLEEELQRVVPVVKAIREKYDVWISVDTSKAEVMRQAIAVGADLINDIRALQEPGALQVAAASKLPVCLMHMKGQPRTMQESPQYENLMDDVAQFLEERISACEAVGINKSQLILDPGFGFGKTIEHNYHMLAHLEKFHEFGLPILAGMSRKSMIFKLLNKPAADCTNASVVCATIAAMKGAQIIRVHDFEETIEAMKIVEMTQNNI, from the coding sequence ATGATTATTACAGCAAATAACAAATCTCTCGACCTTTCTCGTCCACATGTAATGGCGATTCTTAATGTTACCCCTGATTCATTTTCTGATGGTGGTAAATTCAATTCTCTCGAACTTGCTCTTGCTCAGGTCGAAAAAATGATTACAGCAGGGGTTAGCATCATTGATGTCGGTGGTGAGTCCACACGTCCTGGTGCGCCAGATGTCTCTCTAGAAGAAGAGCTGCAACGCGTTGTTCCTGTTGTAAAGGCCATCCGCGAAAAATACGATGTATGGATCTCTGTCGATACCAGTAAAGCAGAAGTAATGCGTCAGGCTATCGCTGTTGGTGCGGATCTAATTAACGATATCCGTGCGTTACAAGAACCTGGTGCACTTCAAGTTGCGGCTGCATCAAAACTACCTGTTTGCTTAATGCATATGAAGGGGCAACCTAGAACTATGCAGGAAAGCCCTCAGTACGAGAACTTGATGGATGACGTTGCTCAGTTTCTGGAAGAGCGCATATCTGCTTGTGAAGCTGTAGGTATCAATAAGTCTCAACTTATCCTCGATCCTGGTTTTGGCTTTGGCAAAACCATTGAACACAATTATCATATGCTCGCTCATCTCGAGAAGTTTCATGAGTTCGGTCTGCCTATCTTGGCGGGCATGTCTCGTAAATCAATGATTTTCAAGCTGCTTAATAAGCCCGCAGCAGATTGCACTAACGCCAGTGTGGTTTGTGCCACGATTGCTGCCATGAAAGGCGCGCAGATCATTCGTGTTCATGATTTTGAAGAAACTATTGAAGCAATGAAAATTGTCGAAATGACGCAAAACAATATTTAA
- the glmM gene encoding phosphoglucosamine mutase, translating to MSNKRRYFGTDGVRGKVGQYPITPDFVLKLGWAAGRVLAKQGTKKVIIGKDTRISGYMLESALEAGLAAAGLKATFTGPMPTPAVAYLTQTFRAEAGIVISASHNPYYDNGIKFFSSEGTKLPDDIELAIEAELDKDIECVESSELGKATRLNDAAGRYIEFCKSTFPSTLSLSNLRIVVDCAHGATYHIAPNVFKELGADVIAMGVEPNGININEEVGATDVRALQKRVVEEQAHLGLAFDGDGDRIIMVDHLGNKVDGDQIAYIIARDALRRGELKGGVVGTLMTNLGMENGLKQLGIPFVRAAVGDRYVMEQLLAKGWKIGAENSGHVILLDKVTTGDAIVAALQVLASVVGSDMSLHDLSQGMTLYPQVLENVRFAGENNPLEAQAVLAAVEEVEAELGDKGRVLLRKSGTEPLIRVMVEGEDAELVQSSALKIADAVKASC from the coding sequence ATGTCGAATAAAAGACGTTACTTTGGTACGGACGGTGTACGCGGTAAAGTTGGACAGTACCCAATCACTCCAGACTTCGTACTTAAGCTTGGCTGGGCTGCTGGTCGTGTACTAGCAAAACAAGGCACAAAGAAAGTTATTATTGGTAAAGATACTCGTATCTCTGGTTACATGCTTGAATCTGCACTAGAAGCTGGTCTTGCTGCCGCAGGTCTGAAGGCAACCTTCACAGGTCCAATGCCGACACCTGCTGTCGCTTACTTAACGCAAACTTTCCGCGCAGAAGCGGGCATTGTGATTTCTGCATCGCATAACCCATATTACGACAACGGTATTAAATTCTTCTCATCTGAGGGCACAAAATTGCCTGATGATATCGAGCTTGCTATCGAAGCTGAATTGGACAAAGACATTGAATGTGTTGAGTCTTCTGAATTGGGCAAAGCGACTCGTTTAAATGATGCTGCAGGTCGTTACATCGAGTTCTGTAAAAGCACATTCCCATCGACACTAAGTCTCTCTAACTTAAGGATCGTCGTTGATTGCGCTCATGGTGCAACCTACCATATTGCTCCAAATGTCTTCAAAGAACTTGGTGCAGATGTAATCGCGATGGGTGTTGAGCCAAATGGTATCAACATCAATGAAGAAGTCGGTGCTACAGACGTTCGCGCGCTACAAAAACGCGTTGTCGAAGAGCAAGCTCATCTTGGTCTTGCATTCGATGGTGACGGCGACCGTATCATCATGGTTGACCATTTAGGTAATAAAGTCGATGGTGACCAAATTGCTTACATCATCGCACGTGATGCTCTGCGTCGTGGTGAACTAAAAGGTGGCGTGGTTGGTACGTTGATGACTAACCTAGGTATGGAAAATGGCCTGAAGCAATTAGGCATTCCATTTGTTCGTGCAGCTGTCGGTGACCGCTATGTAATGGAGCAATTGCTGGCTAAAGGCTGGAAGATCGGTGCCGAAAACTCTGGTCACGTTATCTTGCTAGATAAAGTAACAACGGGAGACGCGATTGTTGCAGCTCTACAAGTGCTTGCTTCTGTTGTTGGTAGTGATATGTCTCTGCACGACTTGTCGCAAGGCATGACGCTTTACCCACAAGTTTTAGAAAATGTACGTTTCGCTGGTGAAAACAACCCTCTAGAAGCGCAAGCAGTATTGGCTGCTGTAGAAGAAGTTGAAGCTGAGCTAGGCGATAAAGGTCGCGTTTTACTACGTAAATCAGGTACAGAGCCTTTGATTCGCGTAATGGTAGAGGGTGAAGATGCCGAGCTTGTTCAAAGCTCAGCGCTTAAGATTGCGGATGCAGTAAAAGCAAGTTGTTAA
- the rimP gene encoding ribosome maturation factor RimP, with the protein MTGLERQLTEMLEAPVEASGYELVGLEFIRAGAHSTLRIYIDHENGINVDDCAEVSHQVSAVLDVEDPISVAYSLEVSSPGLERPLFKAAHYEQFIGHEVSIVLKMAVANRRKWKGIIHGVDGETVTVTVEGQQEEFALSNISKANLIPKF; encoded by the coding sequence ATGACTGGTTTAGAAAGACAACTTACTGAAATGCTTGAAGCGCCAGTAGAGGCATCAGGCTATGAGTTAGTTGGATTAGAATTCATTCGTGCTGGCGCGCACTCAACGTTACGCATCTACATCGACCATGAAAATGGTATTAACGTGGACGACTGTGCAGAAGTTAGCCACCAAGTAAGTGCAGTGTTAGACGTTGAAGATCCAATTTCTGTTGCTTACAGCCTAGAAGTGTCTTCTCCAGGTTTAGAAAGACCACTATTCAAAGCAGCACATTACGAGCAATTTATTGGTCACGAGGTCAGCATCGTTTTGAAAATGGCTGTAGCAAACCGTCGTAAGTGGAAAGGCATTATCCACGGCGTGGATGGCGAAACAGTGACAGTTACTGTTGAAGGTCAGCAAGAAGAGTTTGCTTTAAGTAACATTTCAAAAGCTAACCTGATCCCTAAATTTTAG